The Pleurocapsa minor HA4230-MV1 nucleotide sequence TGTCCATTAACGCCACAGATTAATTTTCCTCTACTTTTGACTGTATTTAAGCGACTAGTAATGATACCAGTTGCCTCAGCTTTCGCATCACCTTTAGCCTGACTATTTTCAGCTTCATTGTTACTACAGCCACCAACTAGCAACAGCGCGATCATGGCTACAGAAATTAGTTTTAAATTTATTTGGGTCAACATAATATACTACTTTTACACAAGACTTTTAATGACACTGAGAATCAGGTTAGCGGAAAGGAGGAGAATACATCAAGCCACCATCAAGCCACAGGGAATTTACACCTCGTTCTAAATTCAATCGCATTTTAACTTGAGATGAACCATAAAATAGTATTTTTTACAAGCGATCGCCCTCAAGCAGGTTTTAAAAAGGTAAACTAGATATGAAGTACATCCATAGCTCATTTATAAATATTTTTACTTATTTTACTTATCAAACTTTTATCTAGAAATATATATGCGGACAACTGCAATCAAAGTATTTCTCGGAACATCATTAACCATATTGCTCCCAATCGAGGTTTTAGCAGAGTCTGAACCAAAATTGAGTAACTTGACTGAATCTGAGTTTGAGTTTTTGACGGCTCAACAAGCTGATGCTGGGATTAGCACCTTACACTCTTTTCCTACCAATGCCAATTTGGAGCAAAATCCTCTTATCTTTGACACCCAACTTACTAATCTTAATTTCACTCTCGAATTAGAGGATGACCAGTCTAGATTACCAAACTTCTCTGACTACGATTCGGCTCAAGATTCGGCTCAAGATTCATCTTCTTTTAAAGCAGGAGTTGCTTCATGGCAAAGCAAAACCAAATTAGGTGTCATGAAGCTAGACGGTAATTTCAATTCCTCAGCGCATTTTACTCAAGGAAAAGCTTCTCTATCAAGTCCTACTGCTCTTGGCTCAGTTGATTTATCAATTAATCTAGATCGGCAGATTAGACCTATTCAGGCTACTACTGGTTGGCATACTAATACGCCTTTGGGTTCTCTAGCCGTTAAAGGCAACTTCAATCAAGATATAACTTTTACTGGCGCAAATGCAGCTTGGAATGCGAAAACCCGTCTGGGTAAAGTAACCGTCCGAGGAAATTTCGACCACGACACCAACTTTAGTGGAGTCAATGCAGCGTGGAAGGCTAAAACATCATTTGCTTCATTAGCAGTAAACGGCAACTTTGATCGAGATATAACCTTTACTGGTGCTAACGTCAAAATTGACTCCAAAGCTTTGATTGGTTCTTTTAAAGCCGATATTAAACTCGATCGCGACACCAAGTTTAATGGGGCGGAAGCCTCTTGGGATGCTAATCTCTTGTTTGGCTCAAATATCGGGGTTAGTGGCAAGTTCGATCAAACTAATTCTTTTACAGGAGGTAGCATTAAACTAGGAGCGCAATCCTTGATCGGCGTTGTGGGAGTTAAAGCAAATCTTGATGCGGATACTCAATTTACCAGCGGTAGTGCCTTCTGGAGAGCTAAAATCAGAGCAGGTTATATCGGTTTAGATGCCGATCTTGAAAAAGACGGTAATTTTTCCTCTAAGTTAGATTTACAATTTCCGCTGTAGCTATGATTGTCTGGATGGTTATTTTTAAGCTGAAGATAACTCCGTTAAACTACCCACTACCTATATGCGAAGCGGTATCTCCAACTATGCGACTTGTGCCGCTTAGTTCGGTAGACAAGTCCTTTAGGACTACCTACTAATTGTCTATCGCTAATCTTGTACGGCTATATTTAAAGGGCGATCGCTTTTACTTAAACTTTTTGCTGCTCAAACTAGCTAAAATATGCTTTATATGCAGATATCGGTAATATAAAGGGATAATAAAAGAAAGATCAATGACTAATTTTGATACTAAAAATCCTCCTCAACCAAAATTAATCGATTCTTGTGTACATTGCGGTTTTTGTCTTTCTACCTGTCCTAGCTATCGAGTCATCGGTAAAGAAATGGATTCTCCCAGAGGCAGGATCTATTTAATGGATGCCATTAATCAAGGAGAAGCAACAATTGACACCACAACTACTCAGCATTTTGATTCCTGTTTAGGATGTTTAGCCTGTGTGACTACCTGCCCTTCAGGAGTAAAGTACGATCAGCTAATTGCTGCTACTCGTCCTCAGATCGAGCGGAACCTAAATCGTAGTTTACCCGATAGGTTAATTAGAACTTTAATTTTTAATCTCTTTCCTTATCCCAATCGCTTACGCCATCTGCTGCCTCCCCTGTGGTTCTATCAAAAATCAGGTTTACAGCAGTTAGTTAGACAGACAGGAATGCTTAAAAAGCTAACTCCTCGATTAGCAGCAATGGAGGCAATTCTACCTGAAGTAACGGATAGTTCTTGGCGGAGTGATTTACCTGCTGTAATACCCCCTCAAGGAATAAAGCGCTATCGGGTAGGGATGATTTTAGGCTGTGTGCAGCGGTTATTTTTTTCTCCTGTAAACGAAGCTACAGCCAGGGTCTTGACTGCTAATGGTTGTGAGGTGGTAATTCCTCCCAGTCAAGGCTGTTGTGCTGCTTTACCCGCTCATCAGGGACAAGAGGCACAGGCACAGGTTTTAGCAAGGCAGATGATTGATAGTTTTATCGATCAGGATTTAGATGCAATTATTATTAATGCTGCGGGTTGCGGACATACTCTCAAAGAATATGGTCATATCTTAGCTGATGATCCTGAGTATCGAGCAAAGGCGGAACAGTTTTCGAGTAAGGTTAAAGATGTCCAGGAGTTTTTAGCAGAGATCGAGTTAACTACTGAGTTACATCCTTTGACATCAGGTGAGTTGACTCTTGTTTATCAAGATGCCTGTCATTTATTACATGGACAAAAGATTAGTCTGCAACCACGTCAGCTGTTACAACAAATTCCTGGGGTTAAACTGCGCGAACCTTTAGACGCAAGTTTATGCTGCGGTAGTGCGGGTATTTATAATATGTTGCAGCCAGAAACCGCCGATGAGCTAGGTAGACAAAAAGTGAATAATTTAATTAAGACTGGAGCGAGTGTCATTGCCTCGCCTAATCCTGGCTGTTCTTTGCAAATTCAAAAACATTTGGAGTTACAGGGTTTAGAAGGGATTAAATTATTCCATCCCGTTGAGTTGTTAGACTATTCAATTCAAGGAAAACAGATTTAAAATATGAATTCCGTTTAAACAATTCCAATTAAAACTCGCGCAAAGACGCAGAGACGCAAAGATTTTATTAGAAGCGCTTAAGAGGACTTGATATAACTGGTCAGTCCTTCAATTCATCTCTTTATTAGAGTAATTTACATTACCAAGAATTATGCACCAAGTAAACGACTGGATCGATATTTCTTTGACCATTCACCCAGGAATGCCCTATTGGCCAGATAATCCTGCCATAACTGTTGAACCTAGTCAATGTTTAGCTCATGGAGATGTATGCAATGTTTCTAAGTTGACCATTGGGACTCATACAGGAACTCATGTTGACGGTATTAATCACTTTATTAAAGGTGGTATTGGGATCGATCGAATGCCTTTAGATGCGACTATTGGTAGAGCTAGGGTGATTAAAATTAAAGATCCTCAACAAATTAAGGTTGAAGAGCTTGAACCCCATAATATTCAAGCAGGAGAACGGATTTTATTTAAAACTCAAAATAGTAATTTTGCTTTAAAATCTAAGACTTTTGTGGAAGATTTTGTCCATATTTCTACAGAAGCAGCACAGTATTTAGCTGAGAAAAAAGTTCGTACTGTAGGAGTAGATTACTTATCAGTTGGTGGCTATGAAGGGAATGTAATCGAGGTACACCATGCTTTATTAGGTTCGGGTATTTGGGCGATTGAAGGGCTAAACTTAGCTGAGGTTGAACCTGGAGAATACGAGCTAATTTGCTTACCCATTAAGCTTAAAGATGGAGACGGGGGATTAGCTAGAGCAATCTTGCGTCCTATTTAGAGGATATCTGAAAAGTCTAATTGCTACGTTTCCAGTGGGTAGATCCCCCTAAATCCATGCCACTTGCTCTACTTGGGGAGACCCCAAGACCGCAGTGGCTCCCCTTGTTAAGGGGGACTTTGATTCCGATTCCCCCCTTGTTAAGGGGAGGCAGCGCGTTGCGGAGGTTTCCTCCGTTGTAGCGACTGCCGTGGGCTAGGGGGGATCTACTAGGGTCTAAGCATAACAGAATTGAGTTCTCAGACATCCTCTTAAAAATAATGCTAGTTAAGATCGGGTTCAGTTGAATAGTTAAATAAATACTGTTGGAGCTGGCATCAATTAATCATTTATCCCACACTTATTTGATGCACTACTGATTTTTCTATTTCTCGATTAATGTTAACATTTACAACCAGAGTCGCATTTGAGATTTGGTTGCGTCTCGATATCCAAACCAGACGCAAGGAACGCATCGTCAGTTAAAATGGCAAATCAGTTATCTATTGCAGTAGCGTTTATTGGATTTCTTGTTTTAATTGTCTTCGTCGGCATTTATTCTTCAAGTTACAAGCAAAGTACTACTGCCGATTATTTGTTAGCTAGTCGTGATGTCAATCCTTGGCTGACGGCATTATCGGCAATGTCAACGGGACAAAGTGGTGCGTTGTTTCTCGGTCAAGTTGGTTTTGCCTATAAAATTGGAGTCTCTGCAATTTGGTTGACGATCGGCTGGGCGATCGGCGATTATCTAGCCTGGTTATTCTTTTTTAAACGACTCAGAGAAATATCAGAAGACACTTCATCTGATACGGTTTCCGATTTTTTGGCTCAAAAAACTCTTGGTAATCGCTGGATTTCGATCGCTTCAGGCATAATTATTCTTGCTTTCCTTGGTTCGTATGCGGCAGCGCAACTAGTAGCGGGAAGTAAAGCACTAAACGTTGTCTTTGATTGGAATTATTATTTAGGCATCGTGCTGGGAGTGGTAATTGTCATTGTTTATTGCTTTTCTGGGGGAGTTCGTGCCGAAATCTGGACGGATGCGGTACAAGGAGTCGTAATGATTGGTTCGCTGCTGCTGCTTTTAGTTGTGGCGATTATTAGTGGTGGTGGATTTGGCGAAATCTGGACGCAGTTAAACGCGATCGATACTCAACTGGTTAATTTTAGTCCGACGAAT carries:
- a CDS encoding 4Fe-4S dicluster domain-containing protein gives rise to the protein MTNFDTKNPPQPKLIDSCVHCGFCLSTCPSYRVIGKEMDSPRGRIYLMDAINQGEATIDTTTTQHFDSCLGCLACVTTCPSGVKYDQLIAATRPQIERNLNRSLPDRLIRTLIFNLFPYPNRLRHLLPPLWFYQKSGLQQLVRQTGMLKKLTPRLAAMEAILPEVTDSSWRSDLPAVIPPQGIKRYRVGMILGCVQRLFFSPVNEATARVLTANGCEVVIPPSQGCCAALPAHQGQEAQAQVLARQMIDSFIDQDLDAIIINAAGCGHTLKEYGHILADDPEYRAKAEQFSSKVKDVQEFLAEIELTTELHPLTSGELTLVYQDACHLLHGQKISLQPRQLLQQIPGVKLREPLDASLCCGSAGIYNMLQPETADELGRQKVNNLIKTGASVIASPNPGCSLQIQKHLELQGLEGIKLFHPVELLDYSIQGKQI
- a CDS encoding cyclase family protein: MHQVNDWIDISLTIHPGMPYWPDNPAITVEPSQCLAHGDVCNVSKLTIGTHTGTHVDGINHFIKGGIGIDRMPLDATIGRARVIKIKDPQQIKVEELEPHNIQAGERILFKTQNSNFALKSKTFVEDFVHISTEAAQYLAEKKVRTVGVDYLSVGGYEGNVIEVHHALLGSGIWAIEGLNLAEVEPGEYELICLPIKLKDGDGGLARAILRPI